One genomic window of Medicago truncatula cultivar Jemalong A17 chromosome 1, MtrunA17r5.0-ANR, whole genome shotgun sequence includes the following:
- the LOC112417170 gene encoding RNA-binding protein 39 isoform X1, producing the protein MMEFDYLEKTVQNSDDRVHSRNSKNDDDDDDDDVDHWFKHSKSKGNGDRKRDRDRRNRGSESEREKERSQRRHDSRDRDREIRRHKEKKEEAAEPESDPERDQRTVFAYQISLKADDRDVYEFFSRAGKVRDVRLIMDRNSRRSKGVGYIEFYDVMSVPMAIALSGQPLLGQPVMVKPSEAEKNLVQSTASVVNGPSGNLGPYSGGARRLYVGNLHSSITEADLRRVFEAFGQVELVQMPLDDIGHCKGFGFVQFARLEDAKNAQSLNSQLEIGGRTIKVSAVTDQSGMQEFGGNTGDIDDDEGGGLSLNASSRALLMQKLDRSGIASSMVGLLGNSVVNNTGLNLQAMGSIPAVALIPAPGVGMPGGGLQIPMLTSPTIDTIGTPSECLLLKNMFDPEDEKEPDFDLDVKEDVEAECSKFGNLKHIYVDKRSAGFVYLRFENTQPAISAQRALHGRWFAGKMITASFMVPQLYEDRFPDSK; encoded by the exons ATGATGGAATTTGATTATTTAGAGAAAACTGTACAAAATTCTGATGATAGAGTTCATAGTCGAAACTCGAAGaatgacgatgatgatgatgacgatgatgTTGATCATTGGTTCAAGCATTCAAAATCTAAGGGCAATGGGGATAGGAAGAGAGATAGGGATAGAAGGAATCGAGGGAGTGAAAGTGAACGAGAGAAGGAGCGCTCTCAGCGAAGGCATGATAgcagagatagagatagagaaatCAG ACGgcataaagaaaaaaaggaagaagcaGCAGAACCTGAGTCTGATCCTGAAAGAGATCAAAGAACTGTGTTTGCTTATCAG ATTTCTCTTAAAGCGGATGATAGAGACGTTTATGAGTTCTTCTCAAGGGCTGGCAAG GTGCGAGATGTTCGCTTGATTATGGACCGCAATTCAAGACGTTCTAAAGGTGTTGG GTATATTGAGTTCTACGATGTCATGTCTGTCCCCATGGCAATAGCGCTTTCAGGTCAACCTCTTCTTGGTCAACCAGTGATGGTGAAGccatcagaagcagaaaagAATCTGGTTCAGTCTACAGCATCTGTTGTTAACGGGCCTTCTGGAAATTTAGGCCCTTATTCTGGGGGTGCAAGAAGGCTCTATGTTGGTAATCTGCATTCCAGTATTACTGAAGCTGATCTTCGTAGG GTGTTTGAAGCATTTGGTCAAGTTGAGCTAGTCCAGATGCCTCTTGATGACATTGGGCATTGCAAAGGTTTTGGCTTTGTGCAG TTTGCCCGCCTTGAAGATGCAAAAAATGCTCAAAGCTTGAATAGCCAGTTGGAGATTGGTGGGAGGACAATCAAG GTATCAGCTGTTACTGATCAATCTGGAATGCAAGAATTCGGTGGAAATACTGgtgatattgatgatgatgaaggtgGTGGATTG TCCTTGAATGCCTCTTCCCGAGCATTACTCATGCAGAAGTTGGATCGCAGTGGCATTGCATCAAG TATGGTTGGTTTGCTGGGAAATTCTGTTGTCAACAATACAGGCCTTAATCTGCAAGCAATGGGAAGCATACCGGCAGTAGCTCTTATTCCCGCCCCAGGAGTTGGAATGCCAGGTGGAGGTCTCCAAATTCCAATGCTGACAAGTCCTACTATTGATACAATTGGCACTCCAAGTGAATGCTTATTGTTAAAGAATATGTTTGATCCGGAAGATGAG AAGGAACCAGACTTTGATTTGGATGTTAAAGAAGATGTTGAAGCAGAATGCTCTAAGTTTGGGAActtaaaacatatatatgttgATAA GAGGAGTGCCGGATTTGTCTACCTACGATTTGAAAATACCCAACCTGCAATAAGTGCACAGCGGGCCTTACATGGAAGATGGTTTGCAGGGAAAATGATCACTGCAAGCTTTATG GTGCCCCAGTTATATGAGGATCGATTCCCAGACAGCAAATGA
- the LOC112417170 gene encoding RNA-binding protein 39 isoform X2: protein MLKRSNTSSDACGQKQCSFGYIRHKEKKEEAAEPESDPERDQRTVFAYQISLKADDRDVYEFFSRAGKVRDVRLIMDRNSRRSKGVGYIEFYDVMSVPMAIALSGQPLLGQPVMVKPSEAEKNLVQSTASVVNGPSGNLGPYSGGARRLYVGNLHSSITEADLRRVFEAFGQVELVQMPLDDIGHCKGFGFVQFARLEDAKNAQSLNSQLEIGGRTIKVSAVTDQSGMQEFGGNTGDIDDDEGGGLSLNASSRALLMQKLDRSGIASSMVGLLGNSVVNNTGLNLQAMGSIPAVALIPAPGVGMPGGGLQIPMLTSPTIDTIGTPSECLLLKNMFDPEDEKEPDFDLDVKEDVEAECSKFGNLKHIYVDKRSAGFVYLRFENTQPAISAQRALHGRWFAGKMITASFMVPQLYEDRFPDSK from the exons ATGCTTAAGAGAAGCAATACATCTTCTGATGCCTGTGGGCAAAAACAATGTTCATTTGGCTACAT ACGgcataaagaaaaaaaggaagaagcaGCAGAACCTGAGTCTGATCCTGAAAGAGATCAAAGAACTGTGTTTGCTTATCAG ATTTCTCTTAAAGCGGATGATAGAGACGTTTATGAGTTCTTCTCAAGGGCTGGCAAG GTGCGAGATGTTCGCTTGATTATGGACCGCAATTCAAGACGTTCTAAAGGTGTTGG GTATATTGAGTTCTACGATGTCATGTCTGTCCCCATGGCAATAGCGCTTTCAGGTCAACCTCTTCTTGGTCAACCAGTGATGGTGAAGccatcagaagcagaaaagAATCTGGTTCAGTCTACAGCATCTGTTGTTAACGGGCCTTCTGGAAATTTAGGCCCTTATTCTGGGGGTGCAAGAAGGCTCTATGTTGGTAATCTGCATTCCAGTATTACTGAAGCTGATCTTCGTAGG GTGTTTGAAGCATTTGGTCAAGTTGAGCTAGTCCAGATGCCTCTTGATGACATTGGGCATTGCAAAGGTTTTGGCTTTGTGCAG TTTGCCCGCCTTGAAGATGCAAAAAATGCTCAAAGCTTGAATAGCCAGTTGGAGATTGGTGGGAGGACAATCAAG GTATCAGCTGTTACTGATCAATCTGGAATGCAAGAATTCGGTGGAAATACTGgtgatattgatgatgatgaaggtgGTGGATTG TCCTTGAATGCCTCTTCCCGAGCATTACTCATGCAGAAGTTGGATCGCAGTGGCATTGCATCAAG TATGGTTGGTTTGCTGGGAAATTCTGTTGTCAACAATACAGGCCTTAATCTGCAAGCAATGGGAAGCATACCGGCAGTAGCTCTTATTCCCGCCCCAGGAGTTGGAATGCCAGGTGGAGGTCTCCAAATTCCAATGCTGACAAGTCCTACTATTGATACAATTGGCACTCCAAGTGAATGCTTATTGTTAAAGAATATGTTTGATCCGGAAGATGAG AAGGAACCAGACTTTGATTTGGATGTTAAAGAAGATGTTGAAGCAGAATGCTCTAAGTTTGGGAActtaaaacatatatatgttgATAA GAGGAGTGCCGGATTTGTCTACCTACGATTTGAAAATACCCAACCTGCAATAAGTGCACAGCGGGCCTTACATGGAAGATGGTTTGCAGGGAAAATGATCACTGCAAGCTTTATG GTGCCCCAGTTATATGAGGATCGATTCCCAGACAGCAAATGA
- the LOC112417170 gene encoding RNA-binding protein 39 isoform X3, protein MFIWLHVGHSFCFCIRHKEKKEEAAEPESDPERDQRTVFAYQISLKADDRDVYEFFSRAGKVRDVRLIMDRNSRRSKGVGYIEFYDVMSVPMAIALSGQPLLGQPVMVKPSEAEKNLVQSTASVVNGPSGNLGPYSGGARRLYVGNLHSSITEADLRRVFEAFGQVELVQMPLDDIGHCKGFGFVQFARLEDAKNAQSLNSQLEIGGRTIKVSAVTDQSGMQEFGGNTGDIDDDEGGGLSLNASSRALLMQKLDRSGIASSMVGLLGNSVVNNTGLNLQAMGSIPAVALIPAPGVGMPGGGLQIPMLTSPTIDTIGTPSECLLLKNMFDPEDEKEPDFDLDVKEDVEAECSKFGNLKHIYVDKRSAGFVYLRFENTQPAISAQRALHGRWFAGKMITASFMVPQLYEDRFPDSK, encoded by the exons ATGTTCATTTGGCTACATGTTGGTCACAGTTTCTGTTTTTGCAT ACGgcataaagaaaaaaaggaagaagcaGCAGAACCTGAGTCTGATCCTGAAAGAGATCAAAGAACTGTGTTTGCTTATCAG ATTTCTCTTAAAGCGGATGATAGAGACGTTTATGAGTTCTTCTCAAGGGCTGGCAAG GTGCGAGATGTTCGCTTGATTATGGACCGCAATTCAAGACGTTCTAAAGGTGTTGG GTATATTGAGTTCTACGATGTCATGTCTGTCCCCATGGCAATAGCGCTTTCAGGTCAACCTCTTCTTGGTCAACCAGTGATGGTGAAGccatcagaagcagaaaagAATCTGGTTCAGTCTACAGCATCTGTTGTTAACGGGCCTTCTGGAAATTTAGGCCCTTATTCTGGGGGTGCAAGAAGGCTCTATGTTGGTAATCTGCATTCCAGTATTACTGAAGCTGATCTTCGTAGG GTGTTTGAAGCATTTGGTCAAGTTGAGCTAGTCCAGATGCCTCTTGATGACATTGGGCATTGCAAAGGTTTTGGCTTTGTGCAG TTTGCCCGCCTTGAAGATGCAAAAAATGCTCAAAGCTTGAATAGCCAGTTGGAGATTGGTGGGAGGACAATCAAG GTATCAGCTGTTACTGATCAATCTGGAATGCAAGAATTCGGTGGAAATACTGgtgatattgatgatgatgaaggtgGTGGATTG TCCTTGAATGCCTCTTCCCGAGCATTACTCATGCAGAAGTTGGATCGCAGTGGCATTGCATCAAG TATGGTTGGTTTGCTGGGAAATTCTGTTGTCAACAATACAGGCCTTAATCTGCAAGCAATGGGAAGCATACCGGCAGTAGCTCTTATTCCCGCCCCAGGAGTTGGAATGCCAGGTGGAGGTCTCCAAATTCCAATGCTGACAAGTCCTACTATTGATACAATTGGCACTCCAAGTGAATGCTTATTGTTAAAGAATATGTTTGATCCGGAAGATGAG AAGGAACCAGACTTTGATTTGGATGTTAAAGAAGATGTTGAAGCAGAATGCTCTAAGTTTGGGAActtaaaacatatatatgttgATAA GAGGAGTGCCGGATTTGTCTACCTACGATTTGAAAATACCCAACCTGCAATAAGTGCACAGCGGGCCTTACATGGAAGATGGTTTGCAGGGAAAATGATCACTGCAAGCTTTATG GTGCCCCAGTTATATGAGGATCGATTCCCAGACAGCAAATGA